DNA from Tripterygium wilfordii isolate XIE 37 chromosome 15, ASM1340144v1, whole genome shotgun sequence:
TCTATAtaacaatataaatatatgtattcaaaaggaggatgatgatgatgatgatgatgatgatgatgatgatgatgtaagGTTGGAGAAATATTTCCCCAAATATTGttactattattattgttaattCATTCATTTATTACAAACCAACCACCAGAAAGCTCttctttcattttaaaaaaagcaTGTGTTATGCAAGAGGCCTTCTCCAGGCCGGTCTTCAATGGAGAGTTGGTCAAGGTTTTAATATCCGTATATGGAAAGACAAGTGGACTTCTAGAACCTCTTAGTTTTAAAGAAGATTTTGGAGCCAGGGGACTTTCTAGAAATTCTACAGTTAGTTTGTTTTTTGACTCTCAATTGGGGTGGTGGAACCATCGGTTCATTAAAGAATTGTTTAACGAAGAGGAGTCCAACTTGATTCTTCAGCAGCAGGTTTGTTTTAGAGGGGGAGAGGATGAGTTGTTTTGGAATGGGACAGAAAAGGGTTTTTATTCAATTAGAAGCGGTTATCACCGTGCGTTGAAAATTTACTATAGAAACAAAGCGAGTTCCTCTTCCAGCACTCCTCCGGCTGACTTTTGGGCAAAGATTTGGAAACTCCAAAATCCCCCTTTACAAAATCCTTCTTATGGAGAGCTTCGCATGACATTCTCCCTACATACTCGAACTTGCATCATAGAAGGATTTTATCTTCAGTGAATTGTCCCTTGTGCCATCAATGTTCTAAAACAGTATTGCATGCCTTGTTTCTTTGTCCCCATGTGGTTGAGGCATTTGCTGCTAGTTCTAAAAGCTTTCATAAACTTCCTTTGATGGTGAATTCTTTTTCGAAAGTGTGAGGTGTTTTCTCAGTAAAGTTTGACCAATCTGGTTTGGGTGTGTTGATAGTGTTGCTTCGATCGATTTGGCATCAGCGCAATGCTCTTATTCATGAAGGTAAGTCTCTTCCTCCTTTCCAAATTTTCAATGTAGCCAATAATTCCATTAAGCTTTTTAGGCCTGTTCATCCAGAGGAGAGACCTCTCCATTCCTCTGAGGTGCCTCTATTGAGCTCCTGTTGGTGCATCCCTAGTGAGGGATTTGTAAAGATTAAttttgatgctggtttttttGTGGAGCGCCATGTCTCAGGTTTTGGAAGTGTTTTTTGAAATGATCAAAGCTTGCCTTTGGCTGCCCTTGTTGACTGGCATCTGGTGGCTCTTTCTCAGAATTTGACTGAAGCTTACTCTACTTTATCAGCTCTTTATTTGGCCAAATATCTAGATTTGCAAGCTATTCATTTGGAAGGTGATTCTTTAAATGTTATTAATGCTATTGTGAATGGTTTAGTGGATGAAAACTTCTCAGATTGGGGTGGTATTGTTTCCGAGAAAGTTAGTACTACAgagtttctcttcttgggaaGCTTCTTTTGTTTGTCGGGATTTAAATGAGGTGGCTCACTGTCTTGCGAAGAGGGTAGTCAATTCTTGTTCTACTTATGTGTGACATGGCGAAGTTCCGCCAGAATTGGTTTGCAAGGTGGAGAGAGATTGTGCTTTGGGAGACAGGGGAAACTCTTTTATTTCTTGATTAGGATGGTGTTGTTTGTTGTATAGTTTTGTgcttttgcttcttttcttgGCCTGGCTTCAGTGCTTCCTTCGTCTCCTACGGGAACAGAAGTTGTTCTTGTGATGTGATTCGACTTTTGTTGCTTTCAGGTCTTCgactttttgaagaaaaaaaaaaaacaccagaaAGCTACTTGCCTGACAAGTCACCATTACCTATTCATTGGTTTAAATCATTGATATTCAATAATATGTTACATTTAGGGCGCGTTTGGTACAACTTTTTTACCAGCATTTGTACTACTTGTTAATATAAATGTTAATTGTCATCCAAACAACATTTTAAGTGCACATAATTCAAGGGATTTTTGAGAACaatttatactatttttcaAACAAATGCTACTAAATTGAAGCATTTTCAGAGCATTGGGATGGTGATTGTCTATTTCATCCCCAGTAAAAAGTTTTATTCCTGTTATGCCCATAggaatagttttattaaaatacttctcatttgataaattaattaataaataaattaactgttattaaaactttaactaactaattacttcataataaattaagtatatttaacttttatttcattatattaaaattaagtaACTTTAAATTAAcagttatttaatttttttttgattatattaaatttataattaattttatgtttggatacggttatatttctctattataactaaaatgtataatatccctgcacgtaatttatcacaatatgctacacaaaaTAAATGTTATCGGCAAAATTTTAACCAAACACTACAAAACATTCAGACAACATATCTGTTGCTAAAATTGTTTAGCATTtatgctaccaccatttctgctagcatatctattattttcaaaaagtttTATCAAACTAGGTCTTAATGAAACAACCCTACAgctaaaaacaaaatttatattaGTCACTTTTGTAAGGCTTTGCTTTCCCTCTTAACATGCTTATTTTGGTCTTTGCTCCAACCCATTGGGAGAAATCGACCCATTGGGCCCAATCATGGGCTAGACCGTTAGTGGATTTATGAATCTTGGTTACAGCCCAACAACTCATCTTGCTCAGACCTTGCTCTATGCTGAAAGTCGTGAGTTTCTTCCGTAGGATTATGGCAATATGCAATTTTCTACCAGGATATATAGAGAATTATATCCAGCCATACCTCAAGAGGGAGCAtcgaaaaaaaaacagatataTCAATAGGCCATTTTGACTGTAACCGTGCAGCTCTCACATAACAACATCCAGTAGTCAAATGGTGTAGAGATCCTGTTGGAGCACTACATATGAGATCCCATTCAGGAAGAGCTAGAATTCTAACCTTGTGTCAGAACCTACGGACCAATGAACGCCTCAGGTAGACGGCGTAGGGCTCCCAAAAGATAACGGAGGTGTGCAAAAGTTCCCTTGGATCGGACGGAGATTGGTCCTTGAGTGTGAAACCCCCACTcactttatttatttagttcAAAAAACATTAATCAGGGATGGAAGACAGCATTATCATGACAGTAACTTTCAAGAACTAGACAAAGAAGAATGTGAAGAACTTCACCGAGTTAGAAACAAACCACTGTGAGTACAGCTCCAATAGAAAAATATCAAGTGACATGATCAGTTTGTCGAAATTCCGATCGATAGGACTTTGTTATTCCTATTAACAACTACGAAGTGCCATTGTCCGGTCCATAAATATCTTTTGCCCTGATCTCAAAGTACACTTATAAATGATAAGAATCGCAAAACAATTACAGCTACTCATTTACAAAAAGACTTTCTGGCTCTTTGTTTCTTCACTACAAAAGTGTCCTAAAAAGTTCAAACCATTGTTCCAGCTATATCTCACTGTTCTCTCCAGATTCTTCCAGCCACTTTCAGCTTCAGCCCCTGTTGATCATTTCCCGAAAAGAAGCATGCCAAGTTCCTTTGAATGATCAATCCATCCTGACTGTCTCGAACTTTCTTATGGCTATCGCGAATGCTTCTGGGAATTCCTTGCCATGTAAGTTTCCTGCCATTCCCACCAACTTCCAGACTGTATGTAAATTGCCTAGCCTCATCTTCATCACCCATGAATCGGAGAAAGGCCATGTAAACCGGTGCCATTCCTATCTGAAAAGCCTCAAAGTGCAAGCAAAATTGTCGGCCAAAACAGTTAAATACCTGAACCAGATAAATAGGTAATAGAAATTTAGATGGTTTTCCATGGGCTTGATAATTTTACGAACCTACAATAATGGTTAGGGTGTCCATCAATGAAATCAGAAGAGAAAATCTCATTTCAACACACTCAACAAAATTAGACTCAATTCGGTCACTGAAATCAAAGTTCTGTTCTAAGCTGCGAATTCCATGGATTTTAAGAACCAGGTTGTTTGACGAAAAAGCTCAAATAAATTTTTGCAAAGACTTTCAAAGCAACTTAAACTGGTTTCTGTTCCATTTGGAAAAACGAATGCTACTCTCGATATTCAAGCTTTTTATATCACTGACGAAGAATTCAGCCACATGAGAACCCGATGCAAATAATTGTGAAAAGAACATTCTGCAGCAGGGAAACATAGAGGGATCTTACTGTCAACATCCATGTAGCATTTTCAACTTCATGCGGATTGCATTTGACATATCGGTGATTGAAAGTAGAGCCATCGTGCAAGTCAACCTTGTGATCCTCCTTGAGATGCATGATGAGGAATGGAATGTCACCGGTGACAGAACACTCAGCTCCAGCATAGGGGCAGCAGTACGGACGATATTTACAGATCTTTTCATGTCTGAGCTTGCAGTGGTATGGGAAGATATCCTGGCAACCCAAATTTTGGTATCGGCATGGGAGTTCCAAAGATGCTGCAACCTTTTCAAGCGCCAAGCACCTTATGTTTCCAAGCTCTTGGCGACAAGTTGGACAAGAGTTGCGTACTCTAGCCTTGCACTTTGAACACAAAGTATGGCCATTGGAACACTGCAGTAGAAATTATAAAAGAAGATGAGATCATTATTAAGATAAGATGTTAGATTTCTGTAAATTGCTATGCCAAACGAATGTATGGCTGTGTCTGTCAGACCCTCCTTATAAATAACATACCTGAAAAATTGGAGGATACATTAAACTTATGCAAACAGGACACTCAAGTAGCTCATGAACATCGTTATTTGAAGACATTCCGAGATTTCCATTGGATTGACTGGAAGTCTTGCTTGAGGGAGAGGCTCTTTGTTCTGCATTTGATGTCATACCATAGTCTGAAAATAAAATGGGGGATTCTATTACTTCCTTGTAGACTATGCCTCCAGGAGCCATAATTTGTTGTGTCAAATGTTGTCAAATGTCAGTATTCCTCCACTTTTCTCCCGTCTACAAATTGGAATTTGTTCTTATGATCTCTCAAATGGTGTCGTTTGCATTGTCCTTCGTCTGCATTACCCATTAAAGcatacaaaaatgaaaaattcagtTTTTTCGGAACCATTCTATTTCACATGAATAGACTAAATAACATGTATCAAATCGCTTTGTTAACATACATGAGCATACAACAAATGAGTAATATTAGCTCAGCTAAGTCTTGTGATCTATCTTTACAATTCCCTCATTCATCAGGTgtttaaaaagagagaaacaaagatGGCAAAACCAATGAAGCTTTTGGTCTTTCTACATGTTCCAACAATAAAAAGTACCATTTCAGCGCAGATATTAATCTAATCTCACAAAAGTGAATTCCAAAAAATTAACAGTGTCACTACAATAACAATTTCAACATGAAGACTCCATGCCTGTAATCATCTGGCTTTCTCAGCAATTTGTCATAACAAGTTTACATTCTCAAACAAGTTGCAGGATATCAGAACCAACCCAGATCATAACTGACCCCAGAATATATCTCAAACCTAAAACCAGCAAAAGCACGAATACAATCAATCCTACCTTAAgcataaaaaatgataaaatattcaaaattcgAACTAATCATCAACAACGAATGACCGACACCAAGAACAAAATAGAGCAGAAATGACCAAAACGGAAAAACCTGCATACCCAGATGAGAACTTGACCCCACAAGCTTGATCAACAGTTAACGGAGAACTAACCATTAACACCCAGATGAGAATTACCGAGACGAAAAGCTTGAACGTTCAATCAATCCAATAGTTGAATATTTTCTTACATTGCGTATCTTAGCTTGATTTGGAACAAATACTGAATACAAGAGGTCAGAGATTTAGAGAAAGAAAATATCAGTTGGATTTTGTGTTGTCTTTTACTCTTTAATGGTAAAAATGGTGACTTCGTGTTAGCTTTTCATGCTTCGAGTTTCGGATCATGAAAGGTGACATTTCCATCACGCAATGTTTTAAAATtcaattttgatgatttgatatcGGGACCTTGAACTGTTAAGGTTGAACTTTCGAAAACAGAGTTGATGTGGTGGAGATCAGGTGAATGAGAGTGTATAGAGTAAGGGACGTGTTCACTCCTAATTGGTGCTTTGAAGTGGAGTCAAAAACGTTTGGGTTTTGACTGTCCTTTGCTTTTCAGCTCATGTGAGATTGGGTGTACCGGATTATTACTTtcgataattttattttttttttgtcagattACTTTCGATAATTAATACTTCTAGGATGCGTGTTATCTCAAACCAGAATCCAAGGAgtacaacaaaatacaaatgGCCAGTTAGAGAATTtaggaattttcaattttagtaataaatcaaatttagtGTACTTGGGCTCAATGGGCCGAAGATATGTCGGGGCCGGGCTGAAGCTATGAAATATGGGCTTGTTCCGAAGTGGGCCAATTGGGAATCAATGAGGTGGGGAGGGGATAAACTGGGCCATAATAGGACCTCTTGGGCCACGAGAGGGAGTAATGGCCATAATGCAAGCCCGGAGATCAAggacttttcagttttcactaaACAAAGCCCAGCCTGGGCTAGAGACCCATAGCCCCGAGCATTGATGTAAATACGTCGAACGGTGAAGATGCAGTCAAAGTACTTTGGTCAAATTAATGTAACAAAATATTCACAtgaacttgcaagttgcaacccAATTAACTAATTGAGAGATAGTCTGATGGTAAATTCCTCTTGGGTCAAATCATATGGACTCGAAAAATTTTGAGTTCGATTTACTGGCAGAATTACTCTTGTAGTCACGTGTTAAGTTTTGTCCTAACTTATCATATCTTAGGGTGAGAAATTAATTTATGTGCGCGCGGATCTGATCTTAATTTAGATTCATATAAGATGTTtaaaagacaaatttgtatgatatcgttatcgttaaaaaaaaaaggaaagtatTTTTGTGAGATTAGGATGTGGCTTGCTTTTTGGTTTCTCTAATTTAAAGTCTAAACGCCATCCACAATCAACCCCAGCTCAGCTTAGCACCAACCAATGTCTTTGATGTGCACCCAATGCACATCGTTTTCCTCGTGAATTATAGTTATTGTTTCAAATAACATGGTCAAATTTGTGAGTTCCAATGCCTTTATTTAAGGTAATTGATGTCCATAATCAACTCCaacattaaaaagtaaaaaaaaaaaatcaatattttgtTTAGTAGAGGTGGTGGGTGCACATGAATCTTGCTTATAGATTATGCTTTCTTGAAAGAAACCATGATCCTTCTTCAGTTACATATGGATATGGTTATGGGTCTTGGAGACTTCAATTGCTTGCGTGTAGTCAATAATCAACGTCCCTGCGTACCCCACAAGTCAAAGAAGCCGCTACGTcgatacatgcatacatatatatatagcacaaGAACTCAAGAAGAATTATAAGATCCCTCAATCATCAAAAACCCGCTTTACTAACCTTGTGAGAGAACTATATATAGGAATTATGGCATTAATGGAGAGTTGTTTGGAAGAGATTTTGATGAAGGTGGCCTTATTTGTGCTTGTTCAAGCTCTAGTTTATGTGATTTTATCAAAGTCATCAAACATCTTCTCCAAGAACAAGACGATCAGGTCTTTCAGCTTTAAGCCGCCCCGTTCTATCAGCATTCGACGAATCCTGGCCGCGGTCTCCGACTTGCCTGCAGGAGATGAGCCATCTCCATCGTCTAGAGGCTTGAAGCGATCATCAACACAAGAATATTCTCCCTTCATTGATGATTATGAATCTTGAAACTTACATGTATTTGAATTGATAGGAGTATGTATACATGCATGTTTCaatgtttatatttttgtatttacaGTTCTTTTGTGTGACATAAATTGCTTTGATTAATATTCTTAGATATATTAATATGATGCTATTGCTCAatagcttcattttttttttttaccttaaaaAGAACTCTCTTGATTGAGAGAGTATATGTTTACTTATACATTGTATGACTTATATTTAACCGATGTGCGATACAAGTCTTAATACTCTTTGCACTTATGAATTCGGTTATGCGAGACCTAATAACTGAAAATACATAGAGGTATTTTAGGATTGGGTATTCGCTCTTATACCaaattataaatcaaatattcttGAAAGTATTGCATAAATCCAAcccaaatatataattttaagagGTATTGTGCGCTCTGAGTTTAAGACTCACACGGTTTTATCTTTTAAAAACCTTTATGGTTAGGATTGATTGGAtcaaatctaaaaaatatatatgatgataTTGCTCATGTTAACTAATTATATCTTATCAAGCTACACTTCATTTGGTGTATAAGTGGATAAGAGCAAAATTTGTGCTTATGTTTCAGTAATTTTTAGATAAATTAAacagaaaattatattaaattcgAATCCCCCAATCACAAATAAAAAATCTAACAAGAAGTTGGTAATTTAATTTGTCTATTTCAAAGAAGTTGGTTccattaataattaatataaagaaaataatcTTTTTGTTATAATATAAACTACACTGTCATTATTGACATAAGTAACATTAGAATCACATTAAATTCGAATCCCCCAATCACCCATTAAAAATCCAACAAGAATGTGTTGCTTTTGTTGGTAATTTAATTTGTCTTTTTCAAAGGAGTTGGTTccattaataattaatatggagaaaataatatttttgttagAATATAAACCGCATTGTCATTATTGACATAATTAACATTAAACATGTGACCCGTACAGTAATAAACTAAAAGTCTGTTCCTTAGTGGGCCTGACCCAATAATAATTAATTCCATGAGTGAGTATCTGCATCAATTTTCCTTTGACAGATTTcttaaaatacaaacaaaatgtcATAACAGAGGACGGACATGCGAGTGGTGGGGGTAGAGGGAGTAGGACTGGCGGCGGCGGTGGTGTTCTCTTCCTCATTGTGGttgatttaaaaaattagtAGGAATATTATGTTTGTAAATAATTATCTAAATAGGGAACCACT
Protein-coding regions in this window:
- the LOC120015892 gene encoding E3 ubiquitin-protein ligase SINAT2-like, with the protein product MAPGGIVYKEVIESPILFSDYGMTSNAEQRASPSSKTSSQSNGNLGMSSNNDVHELLECPVCISLMYPPIFQCSNGHTLCSKCKARVRNSCPTCRQELGNIRCLALEKVAASLELPCRYQNLGCQDIFPYHCKLRHEKICKYRPYCCPYAGAECSVTGDIPFLIMHLKEDHKVDLHDGSTFNHRYVKCNPHEVENATWMLTVFNCFGRQFCLHFEAFQIGMAPVYMAFLRFMGDEDEARQFTYSLEVGGNGRKLTWQGIPRSIRDSHKKVRDSQDGLIIQRNLACFFSGNDQQGLKLKVAGRIWREQ
- the LOC119979945 gene encoding uncharacterized protein LOC119979945, giving the protein MALMESCLEEILMKVALFVLVQALVYVILSKSSNIFSKNKTIRSFSFKPPRSISIRRILAAVSDLPAGDEPSPSSRGLKRSSTQEYSPFIDDYES